TTCACTTTATCTGATTTCTCTCTATATGTCTCCAATTTTCGAGATCTGTGGATTTTTTTTCTACATGGTTTCACGGCATTTTTCTGTTGTTGCTGGGTTTTTTTTATTCAACCATTAAGAGAAACTTTGACAGATTTTGGGTGAATGTAATCgttgagaagaagaaaaaatgaacCAGCGCTGTTTAATAAGTGTAGAGTTGGAATATTAGCATTTGCAACTTTTCTCTTATCTCCATAACTgtttcttttgtaaaaaaaatataaaaccttaGTTTTGATTTTAGTATTTTGCTTTACTTTTGAAATTTTCTAGTTTTGATTTTAGTATTCTGCTTTACTTttgaaaatttctttttatttggttttttaaatCTGAGTTTGCAAAATCATATGTATTTGCATATAATATGTGGTATACTTTATTAAGTAatacatttataataatttatatattttttaaaatttccttggcaatttattaaatttaattgatttacAGAATAGATATAAATACATTCATAAGAGTGAAAAAGTTTTTGGGTTAGAATTAGAAAACCCAGGAGGCGGAGTTGAAGCAAGTTCCATTGCTGAAGAAATTGATTTACAGAatagaaataaatttattcataaatatGTACTCCAGGGTTGttaaaaagatgattttaatagtcagattaaaaaattaaatatgggccgggccgggcttacAATATATAATCCGGGTTGGTTTTGGGCAAAATTTTTGGCTCACTGCCTAGAAAACGGGactaaaattttgttgaggtcCGGCTCATGATCAGCTCTAGTTTAGAGTCTCAAAATTTTTAACATATCTGTTTATGGAGGTTGAAAATTAGGGAGGGAAAGTTAGTGTTAGGTGAATCAATATGAAATCGCCGGCGTCAGCTTCATGGAAAGCCCCTCTAAAGTTCAGGATGTAAGCTCCTCATTCTTAAATCTTCTTTTTATTTAGGATTTGTGTCATTTTGTTAGGATTAAAAGCTTGATTTTCTAATTGTGATCCATAAATTGTAGGCCAACAGCTGAAAATTTAATACCCATTAGGCTTGACATAGAAGTCGATGGACAGCGCTATAAAGATGCTTTCACTTGGAACCCTTATGGTATGCATTCACTTTATTAAATATGTTTCTCATGAATTCAAGAAATTTCGGGGACTTTTTTTGGCCaatatgaatttgaaaatttggatTTTAGATCTCTTTtgttatatgattttatattaaatttcaaattcgtAAATATTTGATTACATTTTCATGTGTTTGATTGCACGCTTATATTATTTCTGGAATTcagatttattatttaaaaattagagtTCTTTAACGCTACCTTAGTGTAATTTGCTAATCGGACATATTCTTGTGTTTGTATATTTGTTCTAAAAGATCCGGATTCAGAGGTGGTGATGTTTGCAAAAAGGACTGTAAAAGACTTGAAGCTTGCCCCTGGTTTCCTTCCGCAAATTGTTCAATCCATTCAGGTCATCTTAActgttttcttttctctcatttcaATGTTcaacaaaaagaaatgaaaagaaaagaaaagaaattggcACTTTTAAAGCTGATTTTTAGTTGTACTTAACATTCTCCTATTCTTCGCTTTGCATGTTATCTTCAGTCACAGCTTGCCACCTTTCGATCATATGAAGGTCAAGACATGTATGTTGGTGACAAGATCATTCCAATTAAGGTTTCTGTCATAAATGAAGCACTaataacatttatataaatatcaccattttcctttaatgattttctaaCACCTACTTATCCATCACATGGACTTCATCAGCTTGATCTTCAAGTCAATCATACAGTTATCAGGGATCAGTTTTTATGGGTAAGAATTGGAAAATGAATTTGTACGATATCATTATCATATGCATGTTCTTGTGTTTTCTCATGCTTGTTCATCATTTATCTTTTATGAGCTATGCAATTATTTCTCAATGAGATGCTTGAATGCTGTTATCTTTATTTGTTATAGGACTTGAACAACTTTGATAGTGATCCTGAAGAATTTGCTAGAACTCTGTGCAAAGATTTAGGTATTGAAGACCCTGAAGTTGGGGTAAGCAATTCATTTTAGAAGCATACTTGTAAAATATTCATCCTACCTGAACATGATGAGAAACAGATAACAGTACAGTATTTCTCTTTCAAGCCTGTTTCATTTTGTTTCTGTGCCTTTAAAACATATCTTATATGATTTCTTTACTCTTTGCAGCCTGCAGTTGCCTTTGCAATCAGGGAGCAACTTTATGAGGTAGTTATCAGACGTTTCTACTTAATCTTAGCCATTGATGCATATATGGCATGGTTGTTATCATATCGCTGTAATGTTGTGTTTTTTAGATTGCAATTCAAAATGTAACTTCAGCAAGGGAGAACAGAATAAGCAAAAAGGGTCGTCGGGCTGCTGAACATTTCACTCCCAGGTTTTTATGTTGTTTCCTTGTAATATGGTCAGAAATAGGATGGATTTTTTTTCTTATCCGAATGGTTTGGTACTTCAGCTTTTTTCACCTCCTGCCACCCCTCAATTCTTTTCTGGCTACTACATTGGTTTTGTCCAAGCATGGCAGACCTCAATGTTCTATGTATTGATGACATTACTTTCTGTTTTCCCTCTCACAGTAAAGCTAGTGGTGCTGCACTGGACTTGATGAAGTTATTCAGTTTCAGGTCAAGTGTTGTCCGGTATGCTCTCTGTCTCATGCTGAATAATTTTCCCTATTGAGCCTTGAAAAATTGTTATGGTCCATTTAGAAACTTGTATTTTATGGGTCGGGATTTGGATTTCAAAATCCAAATGCTTTGTTCGAAAATGGTTTTATTTAGGTTTGGGTCAAATTTAAAAGGTCCATCTAAGATTTCAAAATACTTCTTGTAtcaagtatttttaaaagtcaaCAGAAGCAGTACTTTTAATATTTGATTGAACTTAAATCTAGATTCATTAAAGTTGAGAATTTctaattcataaattttaaatcaaaagaaTCGAAGTTTATAAAGTTTAAATCCATATCCATGTTCAATTTTAGGCTGACAAATTCAAAGTTCTGCTGTCGTAATTTATAAATTGCTTGACAGCTCCATGTCTAAGTGAAATTATTCTGTGACTTAGGCCGACCATTTATCAGATAGGAAATGGATtggtttgaaaataaatttagaacTCTGATCCAAAATTATCTTGATTCAATGGAACATTACTTTTTCTCAACTTCATCTCTCTACTGAGTTGTACACTCATGCTtatgcattgcattgcattgcctTTAATGGTTCTTGAAACCATTAAAAGATTTAAAAGACATCCACCTTGTCAAAACTGTCAAACTAAGTCCTCCATTATATATCATATCTCCTAGGGATAAagcatttcaattaaatccttggCAGAAGACACTAGTTAATGGGTGTACAGTAGACATAGCTAGTTATAGCTGCAGACCTCGCGATATTATTTCAGCGAGGGATTAACAAAAATCTAGAACTCTGATTCTATATTATCTTGGTTCATCCACCCATAAGGAATTACCATAACATTTGAACCTTCACCCATTACAATAAAAAGGATTAGTAGTCAAATAATAGATAGGACATGGATTGGTTTGAAAATACATGAATTGCTTTTCGTAAAATATTATTCTCATCAGACTTGATCTTGACTAAATTAGCAAAAAACAAGGGTTGTGTCCCCTTTTAACTTGAGTTAAGGTTAAAGGAAGACGATGTAATGGATTTGATTTGgagaatttttttcttatttatctaTGATAGAGCCATCGGGAGAATTTCATTCTTTGTGCACTATTTTTTGTATTCCATATTAAAAAGGAATTGGGAATACATAACTTATACAAAAGAAAGGCTAGCTAGAggctaaactaaaaaaaaagtatCTTAAGCAATTGCAATAGTTGGCTTCATCTTACACATACAATTATACTCAATTTGATGGAATTGTTTTATCTAAAAGGGGATCTATAATTTTGCACGTGAAGTGTTATTTCTTGGTTTTGTCCAGCAGATAATAACTTGATTATTTTTAGATAATAGTAGATAGAAACAACACTACTAAGTAGTCCTATTGATAAGAGAGATCTAAGTCTCAACCAAATCATTGAATCTTTTGTCAGTTTGAAAGCATTGATGTAGCTTCACTTTGTAGAAATGGTTTAGTGGTTTTGGTATCCCTTTTCATGCACTTGTTAAGTATTCCCATTTAATATTACTGCATATTTCTGACTAGCAATTATTACATTTTCATGTTGCTTTTTAATTTATGTGCTCTGTATGTTTACACCCATTTTGCTTGATCACTAATCTGTTTGCTCTGTTACTTCGTTAGAAAACTTCAAAAGAAGAAAATACTTATGGTTTGCCTTTTGTTTTCCGTTGCATCAGGAAAAGAAAGGAGTGGGATTATTATAAACCCGTTCTTGACCTTTTATCTAATGAGGAAGTAGACGCTCTCGAAGCCAAAGAAGAAAGGAGTGGCCGGTAAATAGACATAATACGTATAAATGCATTTCTAATTCTTTCGTGTCTTTTTCTGCTCAACAGTGTGTTAGATATTACGAGAATCAATTATATTAGGCAGTTTATGCTGTTTATAAACGATAACATTTTCAAGAACTATCAGCTGTTAGCATAAAATTTAATGGCGTCGACCAAGTACTTAAAAAAACCCGACTTGGTTAATAGTTTCCAAGTTCATGTACTAGTTAGATCTGAAAAAAGTTCAGGCACAAGTTAAGTATAAGTTGTCAAGTTTAAAGGCTAaagtatatattaattttttttaggacTTGTCAATGTTCTATTGGCTGCTAACATAAAATTTAACAGCGTTAGCTAGGTACCTAAAAAAATACCAATTTGGTTAACGGTTTCCACGTTTAGGTACTAGTTAGATgcaaaaaaaaatgtttagatactaattaatttgtttaatatatcTGTTTATATCTGTTTATAGTGGTTGAAAATTAGGGAGGGAAAGTTAGTGTTAAATCGCCGGCGTCAGCCTCATTCTTAAATCTTCTTTTTATGTAGGATTTGTGTCATTTTGTTAGGATTAAAAGCTTGATTTTCTAATTTTGGTCCAAAAATTCAGTTAGTCACGGATGGGATCCCAAAGGATCACGGATTCATTCAAAACATTCACGGGCTCCCCTTCTTCCcacactattattattatttgatactcCAATCCAGAGCAGCCCTACATATGCGACAACACTACCCAGCTGGAAATGACATCCACCttcaacttaattaatttattaattccaTCATGTTACACAAACTCAAATTATCTATTTCATTTTAAGAGCCTGCAAAAACAATAATTTATAATGCAATGAAATGGTTTTATTTGATGTAAAAGAAAATAGAACTATATGCACATATTATAAAACCAAATGacaatatttctaaaaaaaacccTTATATGTGTAATAAGTAAATACCAAGAAAAAGGCTAAGAAGAGTTAAAAACTGTGATTGGGGAGAAAGTAGGCTGAGCAGCAGATAACCACCTAAAATAGCTTTCAAGTATAACAAGGTTGGGAGGTTGTTCCAATTTTAATTTATGCAACTTTTACTGTCCCGGACTGGCACGTGAATATAAAGTGATCCATCCTCGtcacatgtgaatatatatatgggGGTGTGTGTCTATGCCCTGGAACAGTTACAGTTTCGATCCATccatctttttctcttcttcccaGCAGAAATAATAATAGCACTAATCATGGAGTCCAAACATGGGAGTTGGAGACTCTCATTAATGTTGCTTCTGGTTATGCTTGGGTTGGCAAAAGCTGATATCAATCAAGACAAAACAGAATGTAGTAATGAGCTAGTAGGGCTGGCTCCATGTCTCCCTTATGTTGGTGGAGACGCAAAAACCCCTACCATAGATTGTTGCAGTGGGCTGAAACAGGTGCTGGATAAGAGCCGGAAATGCCTGTGTGTACTGCTTAAAGATAGAGATGACCCCAGCCTTGGCCTCAACATCAACGCTACTCTCGCGGCAACACTTCCTACCACTTGTCGTGCCCCTGTCAACATGACCGACTGCATCTGTAAGTATAACATACTACTACCACTCCAAAACCCAAGTCATTCACACTTGCTCTCATTTTGATTCCCTTGCCCATCCTTTCAGCTCTTCTGCACTTGACTCCCGATTCCCAGGAAGCTAAGTTATTTCAAGGATATCAGAAGCTGACACACACTGGTAAATTTAAGCCTTTATCGCATAATCACTATACTCATTTCTCTCTACTCTTTTACTAATTTTCAAGTATATGATAGGCAACTCCAACTCCACTACcactgctgctgctgctgctgctgcagaCAAGAGTGATGGAGGAAAGGAAAAGAGGTGGCTGGGAGTAGAGATAGCGTTCGGAGTTTCACTATGGATTTTCACCATAAACCGGAACCTTGGTGTGTGATTGATTTCTTCTATAAACAGTGATCCAGTTTTTATGTGTCGTACATTCTCTTTCATTCACTTGTCTTGCTTTGCCCAACAATTCCTGGCTAGATGTAGATCACATGTGGACTAAAGCTTTTTATTTCTTACCTCCCATcatcaaaacaaaacaacatATGTCTTGCCTTCATCTTAATTTTGCAATTATATATTTCTGCCAACATGGATTAATTGGTATGGTAGGGAACACATCTCAATATACTTTTGCTCCTTCATTCCATTTTCACAGGTATCTCCGACTATATCAAACCCAAATACATAACCAATGTATTCAAATGGTTTTGTCGGTTGCAGcatttgcttattgatttatgtCAACTTGATCcttgattatatcttttattttattaaattaaaaattcaactaaataaatatttcGGTCTTATTGTAATGTATGCTTAATATGTTGGTTATATAATATAACCATacgtaatttacccttaaattcaataaaaatgttTGCTTAAGGTTAAAATGCTTATGTTGCAGATTGGTTTTCTCTAACAAAGAAAACATCTAAATCTAAAAAGAAAACGTTTTTTCATGGTTGAAAGTTTTGATATCTAACCAAAGCGGCAGATACCAAGCTGCCGTACCGTACTCAGTCCTTCATCGTGCTACATCCTTTTTCCCCGTTGAACCATTGACTCTTGGTCTGGCTTTAACCAAAGCAACTCGTAGACCCTATTTGTACTCCTTCGATTTCTATGTTTTGACTTTTACCAAATATCAGAAGATGGTGATGAAGAAAACAATAAAAGAAGCAAGAacggtttttatttatttttgaaatatattattttataattttaaagtttgaTATACTTGTATCAATCAACAAGCACGTTTGCTTTgcaattatta
The genomic region above belongs to Gossypium hirsutum isolate 1008001.06 chromosome D05, Gossypium_hirsutum_v2.1, whole genome shotgun sequence and contains:
- the LOC107907386 gene encoding chromatin structure-remodeling complex protein BSH is translated as MKSPASASWKAPLKFRMPTAENLIPIRLDIEVDGQRYKDAFTWNPYDPDSEVVMFAKRTVKDLKLAPGFLPQIVQSIQSQLATFRSYEGQDMYVGDKIIPIKLDLQVNHTVIRDQFLWDLNNFDSDPEEFARTLCKDLGIEDPEVGPAVAFAIREQLYEIAIQNVTSARENRISKKGRRAAEHFTPSKASGAALDLMKLFSFRSSVVRKRKEWDYYKPVLDLLSNEEVDALEAKEERSGR
- the LOC107902857 gene encoding non-specific lipid transfer protein GPI-anchored 6 — protein: MGVCVYALEQLQFRSIHLFLFFPAEIIIALIMESKHGSWRLSLMLLLVMLGLAKADINQDKTECSNELVGLAPCLPYVGGDAKTPTIDCCSGLKQVLDKSRKCLCVLLKDRDDPSLGLNINATLAATLPTTCRAPVNMTDCISLLHLTPDSQEAKLFQGYQKLTHTGNSNSTTTAAAAAAADKSDGGKEKRWLGVEIAFGVSLWIFTINRNLGV